The genomic region GAGGGCATCGGCGAAACCATCCGCGCCAGCCAGATTTTCGATTTCTTCGCGGGCGAAGCCCTGCGTCTGGCAGGCGAAGTTCTGCCTTCTGCGCGGCCGGGCATCGGCGTCGAAATCACCCGCGAACCTGTCGGCGTCGTCGGCATCATCACGCCGTGGAATTTCCCGATCGCCATTCCGGCATGGAAGATTGCGCCGGCGCTCTGCTATGGCAACACGATCGTCTTCAAGCCGGCTGATCTCGTGCCGGGCTGCTCCTGGGCGATTGTCGATATCCTGCATCGCGCCGGTCTTCCAAAGGGCGTGCTCAATCTCGTCATGGGCAAGGGTTCCGTGGTCGGCCAGACTATTCTGGACAGCGCTGACGTCAATGCCGTCACCTTCACCGGTTCCACCGGCACGGGCAAGCGCGTTGCGGCTGCATCCATCGAGCACAATCGTCGCTTCCAGCTCGAAATGGGCGGCAAGAACCCGGTCGTGGTTCTCGATGACGCCGATCTGAATGTGGCTGTGGAATCGGTCGTGAATTCCGCCTTCTTCTCTACCGGCCAGCGCTGCACGGCTTCCTCGCGCATCATCGTGACGGAAGGCATCCACGACAAGTTCGTTGCCGCCGCCATTGAAAAGCTGAAGACCGTCGTGGTCGACAATGCGCTGAAGCAGGGCACCCATATCGGCCCGGTGGTCGATGAAAGCCAGCTCAAGCAGGACATGGACTATATCGAGATCGGCCGCAAGGAAGGCGCGAAGCTTGCCTTTGGCGGCGAGCGCCTCAACCGCGAAACGCCGGGCTTCTATCTCCAGCCCGCGCTGTTCACGGAAGCCACCAACCAGATGCGCATCAGCCGCGAGGAAATCTTCGGCCCGGTCGCTTCCGTCATCCGCGTCAAGGATTATGAAGAAGCGCTTGCCACTGCCAACGATACGAATTTCGGCCTGTCGTCGGGCATCTGCACGACGAGCCTGAAGCACGCCACGCATTTCAAGCGCAATTCGGAAGCGGGCATGGTGATGGTCAATCTGCCGACCGCGGGCGTCGATTTCCATGTGCCGTTCGGGGGGCGCAAGGGTTCGAGCTACGGTCCGCGCGAGCAGGGCCGCTATGCCGCCGAGTTCTACACGACGGTGAAGACGGCCTACACGCTGGCCTGATGGCAGTTTGAACAAAAATGAAAACCGGCGGTTCCCCGCCGGTTTTTTTATGCGGCTTTTCGCGGCCAGACGGCAAGCTTGCGGGCGAAATGCGACACCGTGCCGTGCAGCAGCATGGTGAAAGCCGCCAGAACGAACAGGCAGGCGAACATCAGGTCGACCTTGGCCCGTCCATTGGCGAGCAGCATCAGATAGCCGAGCCCCTTGGATGCCCCGACCCATTCGCCCACCACGGCGCCGATGGGGGCATAGACCGCAGCGAGGCTCAGGCCCGACGCCAGCGAAGGAAAGGCGGAGGGGATGCGGATGCGAAACAGGATTGCCATGCGCCCGGCCCCCAGGATTTCCGCCGCGTCGATCAGGCTGCTGTCAGTGCGTCGCATGCCGTCGAAGAAGGTCGAAACGACGGGGAAGAAGATCATCAGCACCGTGACAGCGATCTTCGACGCAGGGCCATAGCCGAGCCACAAGGTCAGAATGGGGGCGAGCGCGAAGATCGGGATCGCCTGGCTGAACACCATGGCGGGCATGACGAGGCGCTGCGCCAGCGGCGACATCATCAGGCAGATGGCGGTTGCAATGCCGACCGCACTGCCAAGGGCAAGACCGCCCAGCACTTCGCCGATGGTGGCGGCGGCGTTTTCTGCAATCAGCCCGGCATTGGCGATCAGCGCCTGCACCACATCCAGCGGACCCGGCAGGATGAAGCGCGGCATCTGGCCGATGCTCACCACCGCCTGCCAGATGGCGAGCGCCACCGCTGCCGACAGCAGACCATCGGCAGCGCGTTTCATTCGGCTTCGGTTCGAGAGCGCTTCGGTCACTATCCGGCCTTCAACCCCATCGACCAGAACTCCGCTTCGAGCCTGCTTGCGGTGGCAAATATCTGGCAGAGCCTTGGCCAGCGCGGGCTTTTCTCGAAGTCATCCCCGATGCGATCTCGTGCGGCCTGATCGAACAGCTTGCCGACCGTGTGGCACATGTCCTGATAATCAGGCCCCGCATAGGTATCGATCCACTCCTGATAGGGCGTGCCGGGGCGGGCCGTCACAGCGAGATTGAGACCGATCTCGCCATAGCCATGCGCGCAGGGCACAAGCGCGGTCAGCAGGTCGAGGAAATCGCCCGCCTGTCCGCAATCGAGCACATAGCGCGTATAGGCGAGGTTTTCCGGCTCTTCCTTCGTGGCGTAAAGCGCATCCTCACTGATGCCTTCGCGGCCGCAGATGCCGACATGCAGCGGCAGCTCCGTCACCGTCAGCCGATGCATGATCTGGGCGCAGAGCCGGGTTTCCTGCAATGTATTCGCCTTGACCACACCGAGCGCGAAGGCGCGGGCATAGTGATGCAGATAGACATAATCCTGACGCAGATAATGCAGGAAAGCCGCCTTGGGTAACGTGCCATCGCCCAAACCCCGCACGAATTCGTGCTCGATATAGGGCTTCCAGTCGCCAAGCGTCGCGGCGCGCAGGCGCGTGAACAGTTCGGATGAATAATGCGGCTGCGGCTGGCTCATGACTTGCTCCCTTCGGCATTGACGTCGATGGCGAATTTTTCGACCGGCAGGATGGAAGGCACCAGATTGTGCTCCTTGAGATAAGCCTCATAGCGGCGCCAGCGGCCGGTATCGAGGCTGGCAGGTGCGCGTGAAAAGCGCGCGACGGTGTCTTTCCAGGCGCGCTGGTTCAATTCGTCCTTGAGTTCGGTGCTGTAGGACGAGAACAGCTCGAAACCCTTGTCCGGGTGATTGACGATATATTGCGCGGCCTTCTCGGTGGCCGACAGGAAGCGGGAAATCTTGTCCTTTTCCGCCGCGTCGAGCCTGGTCGTGGCTGCGACATAAACCAGCTCGTCATAAACCGGCACGCCTTCTTCCTCGACGAAGAAGCATTTGCCCGGTACGCCTTCGACGGCCATCTGGTTCAGTTCGACATTGCGATAGGCACCCATCACCGCATCGACCTGCTTCGACATCAGCGACGGCGCAAGCGAGAAATTCACATTGATGAGCTCGACGTCGGAAAGCTTCACGCCATGCTGTCCGAGAATGGTGCCAAGGAGCGTTTCCTCCACGCCCGCGACCGAATAACCGATCTTCTTGCCCTTGAGATCGGCAATGGAATTCACCGAGCCGTCGTCGCGGGCCATCAGGCAGTTGAGCGGCGAGTCGATCAATGTGCCGACACGGACAAGCGGCAGACCCTCATGGACCTGAAGATGCACCTGCTGCTGATACGAGACGGCGAGATCGGCCTGTCCCGCCGCGACCATCTTGGTCGGTGTCGAGGCATCGGCAGGGGCGACGATTTCCACGTCCAGCCCCGCATCCTTGAAGTAGCCGAGCTTGTCGGCAACGATGATCGGGCCATGATCGGGGTTCACATACCAGTCGAGAATGAGCTTCAGCTTGTCGTCAGCGTGAGCCGAAGTGGCAGCGGTGAGGGCGAGGCCGAACAGGGCGGCAAAGGCAGTCTTTTTCATAGGGTTTGCTCCAGAGCATGGCCTGCATAAGCGCGCGTGGTTTCGATCCACTGGCGCAGGCGGCTTTCAGGGTCGGCATTGAGTGTGATGTCGGTGACGACGGAAACGATGTCGGCGCCTGCTTCGAAAACGCCCGGCGCGCGCTCCACGCTCATACCGCCGATGCCCACCAGCGGAATGTCGCCGATGCGCGCCTTCCATTGCCCGATACGAGGCAGTCCCTGCTCGTGCCATTTCATCTTTTTCAGGATGGTCGGATAGACGGGGCCGAGCGCGATATAGTCGGGCTTAACCGACAAGGCGCGGTCCAGCTCCGCCTCGTCATGACTTGAAACGCCGAGCTTCAGGCCACCGGCGCGAATGGCATCGAGATCGGCATCGTCGAGGTCTTCTTGGCCCAGATGGATGAAGTCGCAGCCTTCCTCCAGCGCCAGTTTCCAATAGTCGTTGACGACAAGCTGGCAGTCATGCGCAAGGCATATCTCCCGGGCGGCGCGGATTTCACCGCGCAGTTCCGGCTCGCTCTTGTCCTTGATGCGCAACTGCACCAGCCTGACGCCGAGCGGCACCATGCGCTCCAGCCAGCTCGCGCTGTCGAAGATCGGGTAGAACGGATCGAGGGCCATTACAAAAATGCCTTTCCGAGAAGAGGGGTGGATGGTGCGGCCATGTCGCGGGCT from Brucella intermedia LMG 3301 harbors:
- a CDS encoding aldehyde dehydrogenase family protein produces the protein MTVHQNLIAGEWVGGDGIANINPSDTNDVVGTYARATAEDTKAAIAAAKAAFPAWSRSGILERHAILRKTADEILARKDELGRLLSREEGKTLAEGIGETIRASQIFDFFAGEALRLAGEVLPSARPGIGVEITREPVGVVGIITPWNFPIAIPAWKIAPALCYGNTIVFKPADLVPGCSWAIVDILHRAGLPKGVLNLVMGKGSVVGQTILDSADVNAVTFTGSTGTGKRVAAASIEHNRRFQLEMGGKNPVVVLDDADLNVAVESVVNSAFFSTGQRCTASSRIIVTEGIHDKFVAAAIEKLKTVVVDNALKQGTHIGPVVDESQLKQDMDYIEIGRKEGAKLAFGGERLNRETPGFYLQPALFTEATNQMRISREEIFGPVASVIRVKDYEEALATANDTNFGLSSGICTTSLKHATHFKRNSEAGMVMVNLPTAGVDFHVPFGGRKGSSYGPREQGRYAAEFYTTVKTAYTLA
- a CDS encoding ABC transporter permease, which gives rise to MKRAADGLLSAAVALAIWQAVVSIGQMPRFILPGPLDVVQALIANAGLIAENAAATIGEVLGGLALGSAVGIATAICLMMSPLAQRLVMPAMVFSQAIPIFALAPILTLWLGYGPASKIAVTVLMIFFPVVSTFFDGMRRTDSSLIDAAEILGAGRMAILFRIRIPSAFPSLASGLSLAAVYAPIGAVVGEWVGASKGLGYLMLLANGRAKVDLMFACLFVLAAFTMLLHGTVSHFARKLAVWPRKAA
- the tenA gene encoding thiaminase II, encoding MSQPQPHYSSELFTRLRAATLGDWKPYIEHEFVRGLGDGTLPKAAFLHYLRQDYVYLHHYARAFALGVVKANTLQETRLCAQIMHRLTVTELPLHVGICGREGISEDALYATKEEPENLAYTRYVLDCGQAGDFLDLLTALVPCAHGYGEIGLNLAVTARPGTPYQEWIDTYAGPDYQDMCHTVGKLFDQAARDRIGDDFEKSPRWPRLCQIFATASRLEAEFWSMGLKAG
- a CDS encoding ABC transporter substrate-binding protein, which gives rise to MKKTAFAALFGLALTAATSAHADDKLKLILDWYVNPDHGPIIVADKLGYFKDAGLDVEIVAPADASTPTKMVAAGQADLAVSYQQQVHLQVHEGLPLVRVGTLIDSPLNCLMARDDGSVNSIADLKGKKIGYSVAGVEETLLGTILGQHGVKLSDVELINVNFSLAPSLMSKQVDAVMGAYRNVELNQMAVEGVPGKCFFVEEEGVPVYDELVYVAATTRLDAAEKDKISRFLSATEKAAQYIVNHPDKGFELFSSYSTELKDELNQRAWKDTVARFSRAPASLDTGRWRRYEAYLKEHNLVPSILPVEKFAIDVNAEGSKS
- a CDS encoding thiamine phosphate synthase, with translation MALDPFYPIFDSASWLERMVPLGVRLVQLRIKDKSEPELRGEIRAAREICLAHDCQLVVNDYWKLALEEGCDFIHLGQEDLDDADLDAIRAGGLKLGVSSHDEAELDRALSVKPDYIALGPVYPTILKKMKWHEQGLPRIGQWKARIGDIPLVGIGGMSVERAPGVFEAGADIVSVVTDITLNADPESRLRQWIETTRAYAGHALEQTL